In Nocardioides cavernae, a single genomic region encodes these proteins:
- a CDS encoding DUF3000 domain-containing protein has translation MVARHETHPGNAAAAGPAEFRAAVESMRRASLRPEVFCEEMPAPQRIAPWSSALSGDVTVDEEDLGTGRLILLHDPAGNDAWDGTFRCVAYARADIDPELGSDPMLAAVGWSWLVEALDAHGAGHHAASGTVTCVTTESFGGMADEAGTAQVEIRASWTPDVDEDGGLDMSAHVEAWGELMCTAVGLPPVPEGVTAIPSRRGQRGT, from the coding sequence ATGGTGGCCCGTCACGAGACCCACCCGGGCAACGCTGCCGCGGCTGGGCCCGCGGAGTTCCGCGCGGCTGTGGAGTCGATGCGTCGGGCCTCGCTGCGCCCTGAGGTCTTCTGCGAGGAGATGCCCGCGCCCCAGCGGATCGCGCCGTGGTCGTCGGCGCTGAGCGGCGACGTCACGGTCGACGAGGAGGACCTCGGCACCGGGCGGCTGATCCTGCTGCACGACCCCGCCGGCAACGACGCGTGGGACGGCACCTTCCGCTGCGTGGCCTACGCCCGCGCCGACATCGACCCCGAGCTCGGCTCCGACCCGATGCTGGCCGCCGTCGGTTGGTCGTGGCTGGTCGAGGCGCTCGACGCCCACGGGGCCGGCCACCACGCCGCGTCCGGGACGGTCACGTGCGTCACCACCGAGAGCTTCGGCGGGATGGCCGACGAGGCCGGCACCGCCCAGGTCGAGATCCGCGCCTCGTGGACCCCCGACGTCGACGAGGACGGAGGGCTCGACATGAGCGCGCACGTCGAGGCGTGGGGCGAGCTGATGTGCACCGCGGTCGGGCTGCCGCCGGTGCCCGAGGGCGTGACGGCCATCCCCAGCCGGCGCGGGCAGCGCGGCACCTGA
- the sfnG gene encoding dimethylsulfone monooxygenase SfnG, translated as MSTSPVATTEPLQFAYWVPNVSGGLVISDIEQRTGWDYEYNKRLAQTAENNGFEYALTQVRYTASYGAAHQHEATSFSLALLLATERLKVISAVHPYMWHPGVLAKFIATADHLSNGRAAINVVSGWFKDEATSMGVRWLEHGERYRMAEEFISYVREIWTDDHAEFHGDFFQLRDFDMKPKPLDLPGRPLPEVFQGGNSTVAQGVAGRVSDWYFANGNTPDGIAEQIAGVGASAATAGRTVKIGVNGFMVARDTEAEAHATLEEIIAKANPEAVEGFGNAVKQAGQSAGDKKGMWQDSDFRDLVQYNDGFRTGLVGTPEQVAHRMMEFKRRGVDLFLLGFLHFQEEVEHFGEHVLPIVRELEAAEQERVA; from the coding sequence ATGAGCACGTCACCCGTCGCGACCACCGAGCCGCTCCAGTTCGCCTACTGGGTCCCCAACGTCTCCGGGGGCCTGGTGATCTCGGACATCGAGCAGCGCACCGGCTGGGACTACGAGTACAACAAGCGCCTGGCGCAGACCGCTGAGAACAATGGCTTCGAATACGCCCTGACGCAGGTGCGCTACACCGCGTCGTACGGCGCCGCGCACCAGCACGAGGCGACCAGCTTCAGCCTCGCGCTCCTCCTCGCCACCGAACGGCTCAAGGTCATCTCGGCGGTGCACCCCTACATGTGGCACCCCGGCGTGCTGGCGAAGTTCATCGCCACCGCCGACCACCTCAGCAACGGTCGCGCGGCCATCAACGTGGTCTCTGGGTGGTTCAAGGACGAGGCCACCAGCATGGGCGTGCGCTGGCTCGAGCACGGCGAGCGCTACCGGATGGCCGAGGAGTTCATCTCCTACGTACGCGAGATCTGGACCGACGACCACGCCGAGTTCCACGGCGACTTCTTCCAGCTGCGCGACTTCGACATGAAGCCGAAGCCGCTGGACCTGCCCGGCCGCCCGCTCCCGGAGGTCTTCCAGGGCGGCAACTCCACGGTCGCCCAGGGCGTCGCCGGCCGTGTCTCCGACTGGTACTTCGCCAACGGCAACACTCCCGACGGGATCGCCGAGCAGATCGCCGGCGTCGGGGCCTCGGCCGCCACCGCGGGACGCACCGTGAAGATCGGCGTCAACGGCTTCATGGTGGCCCGCGACACCGAGGCGGAGGCCCACGCGACGCTCGAGGAGATCATCGCCAAGGCCAACCCCGAGGCCGTCGAGGGCTTCGGCAACGCGGTCAAGCAGGCCGGCCAGTCGGCCGGCGACAAGAAGGGGATGTGGCAGGACTCCGACTTCCGCGACCTCGTGCAGTACAACGACGGCTTCCGCACCGGCCTGGTCGGCACCCCCGAGCAGGTCGCCCACCGGATGATGGAGTTCAAGCGCCGCGGCGTCGACCTCTTCCTCCTCGGGTTCCTGCACTTCCAGGAGGAGGTCGAGCACTTCGGCGAGCACGTGCTGCCGATCGTGCGTGAGCTCGAGGCTGCCGAGCAGGAGCGCGTGGCATGA
- a CDS encoding acyl-CoA dehydrogenase family protein yields MTTLRVRPTQRRTDRSDRTANADHTARSDRSGHPGGRTGGASDDLLAEWAPVLDAVAEGALQREVDGELPVEAVRLLKSEGFGALRVPAASGGGGLDLVDLTRLWIELAAVDANLPQAFRGHFALVEDRLWHHARTSDQRVWFDRFVAGEMAGNAWSEVGSDIDLPRTVLRPRADGSYRLDGTKYYTTGTIFAEWTDVHARVARPGHPDEVEDPTAIALVDTRDPGVRTVDDWNGFGQKGTGSGTTTFDNVGVPADHVLPFEDRFPYQTAFYQLNLLATLTGIAKAALRDVVEAVQKRTRNFSHANAPRVRDDAQVLALVGGIAAAVYAAEAATLRVAGSIQAVADAPLASAEEIAALVETSEIESSTAQVAVSELVLRATSDLFDALGASATARPLALDRHWRNARTVASHNPRILKARVVGAHVVNGTPPPYAWSIGGTRRRQDWEDTRPRSGDATG; encoded by the coding sequence ATGACCACCCTGCGTGTCCGGCCCACCCAACGCCGGACCGACCGCTCCGACCGCACCGCGAACGCCGACCACACCGCCCGGTCCGACCGATCCGGCCACCCCGGGGGCCGGACCGGCGGTGCCTCCGACGACCTGCTCGCCGAGTGGGCGCCCGTCCTCGACGCCGTCGCCGAGGGCGCCCTCCAGCGCGAGGTGGACGGCGAGCTGCCCGTCGAGGCCGTGCGCCTGCTCAAGTCCGAGGGATTCGGCGCGCTGCGCGTCCCGGCCGCGTCCGGCGGCGGCGGGCTCGACCTCGTCGACCTCACCCGGTTGTGGATCGAGCTCGCAGCCGTCGACGCCAACCTGCCGCAGGCCTTCCGCGGGCACTTCGCCCTGGTCGAGGACCGGCTGTGGCACCACGCCCGCACGAGCGACCAGCGGGTGTGGTTCGACCGGTTCGTCGCCGGCGAGATGGCCGGCAACGCCTGGTCGGAGGTCGGCTCCGACATCGACCTGCCGCGCACGGTCCTCCGCCCGCGGGCGGACGGGTCCTACAGGCTCGACGGCACGAAGTACTACACGACCGGCACGATCTTCGCGGAGTGGACCGACGTGCACGCGCGCGTCGCGCGGCCCGGGCACCCCGACGAGGTGGAGGACCCCACCGCGATCGCCCTGGTCGACACCCGCGACCCGGGCGTGCGCACCGTCGACGACTGGAACGGCTTCGGTCAGAAGGGCACCGGCAGCGGCACGACCACGTTCGACAACGTCGGCGTCCCGGCCGACCACGTGCTGCCGTTCGAGGACCGGTTCCCCTACCAGACCGCGTTCTACCAGCTGAACCTCCTCGCCACGCTCACCGGCATCGCCAAGGCGGCGCTCCGCGACGTGGTCGAGGCCGTGCAGAAGCGCACCCGCAACTTCTCGCACGCCAACGCGCCGCGCGTGCGCGACGACGCCCAGGTGCTGGCGCTGGTCGGCGGGATCGCCGCGGCGGTCTACGCCGCCGAGGCCGCCACCCTGCGGGTCGCGGGCAGCATCCAGGCCGTCGCGGACGCGCCCCTCGCGAGCGCCGAGGAGATCGCGGCCCTCGTCGAGACGAGCGAGATCGAGTCCTCCACCGCCCAGGTCGCGGTCTCCGAGCTGGTCCTGCGGGCCACCTCCGACCTCTTCGACGCCCTGGGGGCCTCTGCGACCGCCCGGCCCCTCGCGCTCGACCGCCACTGGCGCAACGCCCGCACGGTCGCCTCGCACAACCCGCGCATCCTCAAGGCCCGGGTCGTCGGCGCCCACGTCGTCAACGGCACGCCGCCGCCGTACGCCTGGTCGATCGGCGGGACCCGCCGTCGCCAGGACTGGGAGGACACGCGGCCCCGCTCCGGCGACGCCACCGGCTGA
- a CDS encoding SfnB family sulfur acquisition oxidoreductase produces the protein MTTPHDVLLPRSVPPNNAAGTPTSYDGPAQETVPVLSHDAAIAVATEIAAELAATSLERDRDRLLPGRELDRLSASGLLAVTVPTEHGGAGLPVETLAEVFRILASGDPSVAQVPNSHFVYVNALRHQGTPEQRWFFFREVLTGKRFGNAQSEVGTKHVRDIRTALTPAGNGRWTLSGTKGYSTGALFADWIPVLARQDTLAAPGTGPLHVAWVERQAPGVSVTDDWNGMGQRTTASGTVQLDQVEVTADRITPYHLTFEGPQTYGAFAQVLHAALDVGIARAALTEAAEFVRTRSRPYPDAGVDRAADDPLVVQALGEMELDVRASEALLREAARAVDAADADLTADSAATASLAVAAVRAHSARVSVEVSSRLFEVSGTRSALDSLNLDRHWRNARTHTLHDPAAWKVQHLGRYVADGTPPPNHGQL, from the coding sequence ATGACGACACCCCACGACGTCCTTCTTCCCCGCTCCGTTCCTCCGAACAACGCCGCGGGAACCCCGACGTCCTACGACGGCCCTGCGCAAGAGACCGTGCCGGTGCTGTCCCACGACGCGGCGATCGCGGTCGCCACGGAGATCGCCGCCGAGCTCGCAGCCACGTCGCTCGAGCGCGACCGCGACCGCCTGCTCCCCGGGCGCGAGCTGGACCGCCTCTCGGCCTCCGGCCTGCTCGCGGTCACGGTGCCGACCGAGCACGGTGGCGCCGGGCTCCCGGTCGAGACGCTGGCCGAGGTGTTCCGCATCCTCGCGAGCGGCGACCCGAGCGTGGCCCAGGTGCCGAACAGCCACTTCGTGTACGTCAACGCACTGCGCCACCAGGGCACGCCCGAGCAGCGGTGGTTCTTCTTCCGTGAGGTGCTGACCGGCAAGCGTTTCGGCAACGCGCAGTCCGAGGTCGGCACCAAGCACGTGCGCGACATCCGCACCGCGCTCACGCCGGCCGGCAACGGGCGCTGGACGCTCAGCGGCACCAAGGGCTACAGCACCGGCGCTCTCTTCGCCGACTGGATCCCGGTGCTCGCCCGACAGGACACGCTGGCCGCCCCCGGCACCGGTCCGCTCCACGTGGCCTGGGTCGAGCGCCAGGCCCCCGGCGTCAGCGTCACCGACGACTGGAACGGGATGGGCCAGCGCACGACGGCCAGCGGCACCGTGCAGCTGGACCAGGTCGAGGTGACCGCCGACCGGATCACGCCCTACCACCTGACCTTCGAGGGTCCGCAGACCTACGGCGCCTTCGCGCAGGTGCTGCACGCCGCCCTCGACGTCGGCATCGCCCGCGCCGCGCTCACCGAGGCCGCCGAGTTCGTCCGCACCAGGTCGCGTCCCTACCCCGACGCCGGCGTGGACCGGGCGGCCGACGACCCGCTCGTCGTGCAGGCGCTCGGCGAGATGGAGCTCGACGTTCGCGCCTCGGAGGCGCTGCTGCGCGAAGCCGCCCGGGCCGTCGACGCGGCCGACGCCGACCTCACCGCCGACAGCGCGGCGACCGCGAGCCTGGCGGTGGCCGCCGTACGAGCCCACTCGGCGCGGGTGTCCGTCGAGGTGTCGAGCCGGCTCTTCGAGGTGTCCGGCACGCGCTCTGCCCTCGACTCGCTCAACCTCGACCGCCACTGGCGCAACGCCCGCACCCACACCCTGCACGACCCGGCCGCCTGGAAGGTGCAGCACCTCGGCAGGTACGTCGCCGACGGCACGCCGCCGCCCAACCACGGCCAGCTCTGA
- a CDS encoding LysR family transcriptional regulator, with amino-acid sequence MRIEQLEYLAAVTEHGSLRRASEAMHISQPALSEAVTKLEKELGTTLLDRRRTGSRISRQGLDLLQNMTEVLEAVDRLRQAAGQQSARRRDLRIGTVVTASASLLAPALRDLHARHGSGGVEVVNGRQVDIQQGLAEGSLDLGLVNVLPGDEVPPTLVADRLIEGTPVACLPVGHPLTAKERVTVDDLRAEPHVLMRPGFVMHRYAHRLFAGSLPGTTYATDGAEMGKAMVAAGLGISVLPDFSIVADPLVEAGVLTTRPIQTDQTTVTLLMLRRRAERVPEPLRDLQRALVRQARIYLSSIELPATASDPATDAPAERVADLTPVTPISRGA; translated from the coding sequence GTGCGGATCGAACAGCTGGAGTACCTCGCGGCGGTGACCGAGCACGGCTCGCTGCGCCGCGCGAGCGAGGCGATGCACATCTCCCAGCCGGCGCTGAGCGAGGCGGTGACCAAGCTGGAGAAGGAGCTGGGCACGACGCTGCTCGACCGACGGCGCACCGGGTCGCGGATCAGCCGGCAGGGACTCGACCTGCTCCAGAACATGACCGAGGTCCTCGAGGCGGTCGACCGGCTGCGGCAGGCCGCGGGCCAGCAGTCCGCACGACGACGCGACCTGCGCATCGGCACGGTCGTCACCGCGTCCGCCAGCCTCCTCGCCCCCGCCCTGCGGGACCTGCACGCCCGCCACGGCTCCGGCGGGGTCGAGGTCGTCAACGGTCGGCAGGTCGACATCCAGCAGGGTCTCGCCGAGGGATCGCTCGACCTGGGCCTGGTCAACGTCCTGCCCGGCGACGAGGTGCCGCCGACGCTCGTCGCGGACCGGCTCATCGAGGGCACGCCGGTCGCCTGCCTCCCCGTCGGGCACCCGCTGACCGCCAAGGAGCGGGTCACCGTGGACGACCTCCGCGCCGAGCCGCACGTCCTCATGCGGCCCGGCTTCGTGATGCACCGCTACGCGCACCGTCTCTTCGCCGGCAGCCTGCCGGGCACGACGTACGCCACCGACGGCGCCGAGATGGGGAAGGCCATGGTGGCCGCCGGGCTCGGCATCTCGGTGCTGCCCGACTTCTCGATCGTCGCCGACCCGCTCGTCGAGGCGGGCGTGCTCACCACCCGTCCCATCCAGACCGACCAGACGACGGTGACGCTGCTGATGCTGCGCCGTCGGGCCGAGCGGGTGCCCGAGCCGCTGCGCGACCTGCAGCGGGCCCTGGTGCGCCAGGCCCGGATCTACCTGTCCTCGATCGAGCTGCCGGCGACTGCGTCAGACCCGGCCACCGACGCCCCGGCGGAGCGGGTCGCGGACCTGACGCCGGTGACGCCGATCAGCCGCGGCGCATAG
- the hemE gene encoding uroporphyrinogen decarboxylase, with the protein MTDAVRTPHPGLARSPFLAAARGETPSHTPVWFMRQAGRSLPEYLKVREGIGMLESCMDADLVTEITLQPVRRYGVDAAIFFSDIVLPLKAVGVDLDIKPGVGPVVASPVRTLADVEAIPDLTPEHVPYISQAVRQLVAELGATPLIGFAGAPFTVASYLVEGGPSKEHAKTKAMMFGAPDVWDALMRKIAGIAAAYLRIQVEAGASAVQLFDSWAGALTAADYRASVMPHSDRVLAAAGELGVPRIHFGVGTSNLLGLMGEAGADVVGVDWRTPLEHAIPLVGDRAVQGNLDPTLVFAPTEVMTARAAEIIEAGRRAKGHIFNLGHGVIPSTDPGQLAALTEFVHGYQP; encoded by the coding sequence GTGACCGACGCTGTGCGCACGCCCCATCCCGGACTGGCCCGGAGCCCCTTCCTCGCGGCGGCGCGCGGCGAGACGCCGTCCCACACCCCGGTCTGGTTCATGCGTCAGGCCGGTCGCTCCCTGCCGGAGTACCTCAAGGTGCGCGAGGGCATCGGGATGCTGGAGTCCTGCATGGACGCCGACCTGGTCACCGAGATCACCCTGCAGCCCGTACGTCGCTACGGCGTGGACGCGGCCATCTTCTTCTCCGACATCGTGCTGCCGCTCAAGGCGGTCGGCGTCGACCTCGACATCAAGCCGGGCGTCGGCCCGGTCGTGGCTTCACCGGTGCGCACCCTCGCCGACGTCGAGGCCATCCCCGACCTGACGCCCGAGCACGTCCCCTACATCTCGCAGGCCGTGCGCCAGCTCGTGGCCGAGCTCGGTGCCACGCCGCTGATCGGCTTCGCCGGCGCGCCCTTCACCGTGGCGTCGTACCTCGTCGAGGGCGGGCCGTCGAAGGAGCACGCGAAGACCAAGGCGATGATGTTCGGCGCCCCCGACGTGTGGGACGCGCTGATGCGCAAGATCGCCGGCATCGCCGCGGCCTACCTCCGCATCCAGGTCGAGGCCGGGGCCTCGGCCGTGCAGCTCTTCGACTCGTGGGCCGGCGCCCTCACCGCGGCCGACTACCGCGCCTCCGTCATGCCGCACTCCGACCGGGTGCTCGCTGCGGCGGGTGAGCTCGGCGTGCCGCGGATCCACTTCGGCGTCGGCACCAGCAACCTGCTCGGCCTGATGGGCGAGGCCGGCGCCGACGTGGTCGGTGTCGACTGGCGTACGCCGCTGGAGCACGCGATCCCGCTGGTGGGCGACCGGGCGGTGCAGGGCAACCTCGACCCGACCCTGGTCTTCGCGCCCACCGAGGTGATGACCGCGCGGGCGGCCGAGATCATCGAGGCCGGACGTCGCGCCAAGGGCCACATCTTCAACCTCGGGCACGGCGTCATCCCGTCGACCGACCCGGGTCAGCTCGCGGCGCTGACCGAGTTCGTGCACGGCTACCAGCCCTGA